From Daphnia pulicaria isolate SC F1-1A chromosome 11, SC_F0-13Bv2, whole genome shotgun sequence, the proteins below share one genomic window:
- the LOC124315641 gene encoding 60S ribosomal protein L21-like, which translates to MVNSKGYRRGTRHLFSKKFKEHGVEPLSTFLKVYKKGDIVDIKGNGAFQKGMPFKFYHGKTGRVFNVTQHAVGIIVNKQVRGKILPKRINVRVEHINHSKCRQDFLTRVKTNEKLKKEAKEKGIKVNVKRLPAQPRPAHFVSTKNNEPVFLAPIPYEFIA; encoded by the exons atgGTGAACTCCAAAGGTTATCGTCGTGGTACTCGTCATTTGTTCTCCAAGAAATTCAAGGAGCATGGTGTTGAACCCCTGTCAACTTTCTTGAAGGTGTACAAGAAGGGAGATATTGTCGACATCAAGGGCAATGGTGCCTTCCAGAAGGGTATGCCATTCAAATTCTACCACGGCAAGACTGGTAGGGTTTTCAACGTCACACAACATGCTGTTGGCATCATTGTCAACAAACAAGTTCGTGGAAAGATCTTGCCCAAGAG AATCAATGTTCGTGTGGAACACATCAACCACTCCAAGTGCCGTCAAGACTTCTTGACCAGAGTGAAGACCAACGAGAAGCTGAAGAAGGAAGCTAAAGAGAAGGGCATCAAGGTGAATGTTAAGCGTCTACCTGCCCAGCCAAGACCAGCTCATTTCGTCTCCACCAAGAACAATGAGCCAGTTTTCCTTGCTCCCATTCCCTACGAGTTTATTGCTTAA
- the LOC124315633 gene encoding soma ferritin-like, whose amino-acid sequence MSKCRQNYHDETEAGINKQINIELFAHYSYLALAAFYDRDDVALKGFSKFFMDSAKEEHEHADKFIKYQHLRGGKVVFQPIDRPAQDSWDTTLAAMEYALNMEKQVNQALLDLHKVASSHNDSHLTNFLEEEYLKEQAESMNKLAKMVTNLQRVGEGLGVYVFDKDLQE is encoded by the exons atgtcgaaGTGCCGTCAGAACTACCATGATGAAACCGAAGCTGGGATTAACAAGCAGATCAATATTGAATTGTTTGCCCATTATTCCTATTTGGCTTTG GCTGCTTTCTATGATCGTGATGATGTAGCTCTTAAGGGATTCTCAAAGTTCTTTATGGATTCTGCTAAAGAAGAACATGAACATGCTGACAAATTCATTAAGTACCAACACTTGCGTGGAGGAAAAGTTGTATTTCAACCCATTGACCGCCCTGCACAGGATAGTTGGGATACTACACTTGCTGCCATGGAATATGCTCTCAATATGGAAAAGCAAGTGAATCAG GCTCTGCTGGATTTACATAAAGTGGCTTCTAGTCACAATGATTCCCATCTGACAAATTTCTTGGAAGAAGAATATCTCAAAGAGCAGGCTGAATCTATGAATAAGTTAGCGAAGATGGTTACTAATTTGCAGCGCGTCGGAGAAGGCCTGGGTGTCTACGTTTTCGATAAAGATTTGCAAGAATGA
- the LOC124315574 gene encoding UPF0462 protein C4orf33 homolog isoform X1 — MVFKAKPASRLVRHILISFLLFGTNLSLAMRLSIERTWDDQPLTHRPATIELRSLNDESFQMDVEGKFFNDPQNPGGAAGEPFMGLWDFEVIELFLANDANQYVEIEVGPWGQHIVLLLNGVHKAIRHSLPLDYKVVERTETGSWQGRAIIPTAYLPPNVTKINAYAIHGSGANRTYEALYPVPQGRFENPDFHRLDFFRPAKISELLQKPVTSLSPIWIESINAAKN, encoded by the exons ATGGTTTTCAAAGCAAAACCCGCGAGTCGTCTGGTACGTCACATCCTTATaagttttctgctattcgG gacCAACCTTTCACTTGCAATGAGACTTTCAATAGAAAGAACTTG GGATGACCAACCTCTCACTCACCGACCTGCCACTATTGAACTGCGATCGCTCAATGACGAGAGCTTCCAAATGGATGTCGAAGGAAAGTTTTTCAACGATCCTCAAAATCCAGGTGGTGCCGCGGGTGAACCCTTCATGGGTCTTTGGGACTTCGAAG TCATAGAATTGTTCTTGGCGAACGACGCGAATCAGTACGTCGAAATTGAAGTTGGACC GTGGGGCCAACATATAGTTTTGTTGTTAAATGGCGTTCACAAAGCGATCCGTCATAGTTTACCCTTGGATTACAAAGTTGTCGAACGTACGGAAACTGGTAGCTGGCAAGGTCGAGCCATCATTCCAACCGCTTACCTACCACCGAACGTAACAAAAATCAACGCTTATGCTATACATGGAAGTGGTGCTAACCGAACGTACGAAGCCCTTTATCCTGTTCCTCAAGGACGGTTTGAAAATCCTGATTt tcacCGTCTAGACTTTTTCCGCCCAGCTAAAATATCCGAACTGCTTCAAAAACCTGTCACTTCACTTTCACCTATTTGGATCGAGTCCATAAATGCAGCTAAGAATTGA
- the LOC124315574 gene encoding UPF0462 protein C4orf33 homolog isoform X2 → MRLSIERTWDDQPLTHRPATIELRSLNDESFQMDVEGKFFNDPQNPGGAAGEPFMGLWDFEVIELFLANDANQYVEIEVGPWGQHIVLLLNGVHKAIRHSLPLDYKVVERTETGSWQGRAIIPTAYLPPNVTKINAYAIHGSGANRTYEALYPVPQGRFENPDFHRLDFFRPAKISELLQKPVTSLSPIWIESINAAKN, encoded by the exons ATGAGACTTTCAATAGAAAGAACTTG GGATGACCAACCTCTCACTCACCGACCTGCCACTATTGAACTGCGATCGCTCAATGACGAGAGCTTCCAAATGGATGTCGAAGGAAAGTTTTTCAACGATCCTCAAAATCCAGGTGGTGCCGCGGGTGAACCCTTCATGGGTCTTTGGGACTTCGAAG TCATAGAATTGTTCTTGGCGAACGACGCGAATCAGTACGTCGAAATTGAAGTTGGACC GTGGGGCCAACATATAGTTTTGTTGTTAAATGGCGTTCACAAAGCGATCCGTCATAGTTTACCCTTGGATTACAAAGTTGTCGAACGTACGGAAACTGGTAGCTGGCAAGGTCGAGCCATCATTCCAACCGCTTACCTACCACCGAACGTAACAAAAATCAACGCTTATGCTATACATGGAAGTGGTGCTAACCGAACGTACGAAGCCCTTTATCCTGTTCCTCAAGGACGGTTTGAAAATCCTGATTt tcacCGTCTAGACTTTTTCCGCCCAGCTAAAATATCCGAACTGCTTCAAAAACCTGTCACTTCACTTTCACCTATTTGGATCGAGTCCATAAATGCAGCTAAGAATTGA
- the LOC124315393 gene encoding uncharacterized protein LOC124315393, translated as MGSLQWFILFLVILFFLFKRLLLYALNLIFTHKLKIEVRLGQVALLPPSVQNTYFLFKNFTVHVDKVRLTSSLVNADTKRLLGLLIEDVRFTRDCSVNSNTSLQATVPNPVESNRVNLLEKILPILTSFVQFMCVSISNVTIVAQLNNNKLVHASVNNLSLDGSILPRSQIALCGLIDVFSCRLLQTVATTERDGKANQQSQFVESRTKTWQPCLAEFSVGVQTEIHVDPVLPAITKLMLNISNPKLSINDRLVKAFETKIVQDDAPQERHQSPIWSLYFPRKCEFNVTGTEIKLYRHEDESTFVTTTLNLLEITADTSLDIRSGDNMFDTNVKLHTQMLYSETKSGRWFSLSELDATIQVFFWQYRLNSEC; from the exons atgggtagcCTGCAATGGTTTATTCTGTTTCttgtcattctttttttcctttttaaacg TCTTCTACTGTATGCTCTAAACTTAATTTTCACACATAAACTAAAAATCGAAGTCCGTCTAGGGCAAGTCGCCCTACTTCCACCTTCTGTACAAAatacttattttttgttcaaaaatttcaCGGTT CACGTTGATAAAGTGAGATTAACCTCATCACTAGTAAATGCTGATACCAAGAGGCTACTGGGGTTGTTGATTGAAGATGTCCGATTCACAAGAGATTGCAGTGTTAATAGCAATACATCACTTCAAGCCACTGTTCCAAACCCAGTGGAATCAAATAGAGTCAATctgcttgaaaaaattttacccATTCTGACATCATTTGTTCAG TTTATGTGTGTCTCCATAAGCAATGTGACTATAGTAGCCCagttgaacaacaacaagttgGTCCATGCTTCTGTTAACAATCTGAGTTTAGACGGAAGCATTTTACCACGCTCACAGATTGCACTCTGTGGTCTGATAGATGTGTTTTCATGTCGACTTCTTCAGACCGTAGCTACTACTGAAAG AGATGGAAAGGCTAACCAGCAATCACAATTTGTCGAATCACGAACGAAAACTTGGCAGCCGTGTTTAGCAGAGTTTTCAGTTGGAGTTCAAACAGAAATTCACGTTGACCCAGTTTTACCGGCCATCACG aaattaaTGCTAAATATTTCCAACCCAAAATTGTCCATTAATGACAGACTTGTCAAGGCTTTTGAGACAAAAATCGTGCAAGATGATGCGCCTCAAGAAAGGCACCAGTCGCCAATTTGGTCACTCTATTTTCCCCGA AAATGCGAATTCAACGTTACTGGCACCGAAATCAAATTGTACAGACATGAGGACGAATCTACTTTCGTAACTACTACTTTAAATTTGTTGGAAATAACTGCAGATACTTCTTTAGACATTAGAAGCG GTGATAATATGTTTGACACCAACGTTAAGCTACACACTCAGATGTTATACTCTGAAACTAAATCCGGGCGATGGTTTAGTTTGAGTGAACTGGACGCAACTATTCAGGT TTTTTTCTGGCAATATCGACTCAACAGTGAATGCTAA
- the LOC124315473 gene encoding uncharacterized protein LOC124315473 isoform X1, translating into MRTDYRAWSDRPKAQKNMSLKKKAEEDIIPEGEEHGNPPKYLERLIHQPTWSSDIAHWTFYELFNTLGDPTWTKPDSVLTFDYLMDTLGFCFLYQVKVYDQDPDPALEDEIPIDELWTIKSKVDKLEEISQLILVLLKLLVSITKSKTQSKKLKSQLAFYINTYELKRANQKPNILLKVCTSHQGDPDEFKLIKLLLKAGADPNAVDKKRCSPLHLLAKKERYSFKMWGNPFYSTRAENFTSIVRVILDGRFHQDQVNLRGETALERLKPLLPLYPNTQLCRLVGSFLQGVRPLSCIAAKVVRRHQLPCECLPLMLQSMVLQH; encoded by the exons ATGCG TACTGACTACAGAGCCTGGTCTGACAGACCCAAAGCACAGAAGAACAtgagtttaaaaaagaaagctgAGGAAGATATCATACCTGAAGGTGAAGAACACGGTAACCCTCCTAAGTATTTGGAACGATTAATTCACCAACCAACATGGTCTTCTGACATTGCACACTGGACGTTCTACGAACTCTTCAATACCCTGGGAGATCCAACATGGACCAAACCGGATTCAGTATTGACATTTGACTATTTGATGGACACCCtgggtttttgtttcttataccAGGTGAAAGTTTATGACCAAGACCCAGACCCAGCTCTAGAGGATGAAATCCCAATCGATGAATTATGGaccatcaaatcaaaagtcgacaagcttgaagaaatttcacagctgattcttgttcttcttaaaCTGCTGGTGTCTATTACAAAATCGAAGACTCAGAGCAAAAAATTGAAGAGTCAGCTAGCTTTCTACATAAACACCTATGAACTCAAGCGGGCAAATCAAAAACCAAACATCTTGCTAAAAGTATGCACGTCGCACCAAGGAGATCCCGACGAATTCAAGTTGATCAAGTTGTTGCTGAAAGCGGGAGCGGATCCCAACGCTGTAGATAAAAAACGGTGCAGCCCTCTTCATCTTCTGGCCAAGAAAGAACgttattcatttaaaatgtGGGGCAATCCTTTTTATTCTACTCGTGCTGAAAACTTCACTTCTATCGTTCGAGTTATCTTGGATGGAAGATTCCATCAAGATCAAGTCAATCTCCGTGGTGAAACAGCATTGGAGCGTCTTAAACCTCTCCTTCCGCTGTATCCAAATACCCAATTGTGCCGACTGGTAGGCAGTTTCTTGCAGGGTGTTCGTCCGTTATCTTGCATCGCAGCGAAAGTAGTTAGAAGGCATCAACTCCCATGTGAATGTTTACCTCTGATGCTTCAGTCTATGGTTTTGCAGCACTAG
- the LOC124315473 gene encoding uncharacterized protein LOC124315473 isoform X2 — MSLKKKAEEDIIPEGEEHGNPPKYLERLIHQPTWSSDIAHWTFYELFNTLGDPTWTKPDSVLTFDYLMDTLGFCFLYQVKVYDQDPDPALEDEIPIDELWTIKSKVDKLEEISQLILVLLKLLVSITKSKTQSKKLKSQLAFYINTYELKRANQKPNILLKVCTSHQGDPDEFKLIKLLLKAGADPNAVDKKRCSPLHLLAKKERYSFKMWGNPFYSTRAENFTSIVRVILDGRFHQDQVNLRGETALERLKPLLPLYPNTQLCRLVGSFLQGVRPLSCIAAKVVRRHQLPCECLPLMLQSMVLQH, encoded by the coding sequence AtgagtttaaaaaagaaagctgAGGAAGATATCATACCTGAAGGTGAAGAACACGGTAACCCTCCTAAGTATTTGGAACGATTAATTCACCAACCAACATGGTCTTCTGACATTGCACACTGGACGTTCTACGAACTCTTCAATACCCTGGGAGATCCAACATGGACCAAACCGGATTCAGTATTGACATTTGACTATTTGATGGACACCCtgggtttttgtttcttataccAGGTGAAAGTTTATGACCAAGACCCAGACCCAGCTCTAGAGGATGAAATCCCAATCGATGAATTATGGaccatcaaatcaaaagtcgacaagcttgaagaaatttcacagctgattcttgttcttcttaaaCTGCTGGTGTCTATTACAAAATCGAAGACTCAGAGCAAAAAATTGAAGAGTCAGCTAGCTTTCTACATAAACACCTATGAACTCAAGCGGGCAAATCAAAAACCAAACATCTTGCTAAAAGTATGCACGTCGCACCAAGGAGATCCCGACGAATTCAAGTTGATCAAGTTGTTGCTGAAAGCGGGAGCGGATCCCAACGCTGTAGATAAAAAACGGTGCAGCCCTCTTCATCTTCTGGCCAAGAAAGAACgttattcatttaaaatgtGGGGCAATCCTTTTTATTCTACTCGTGCTGAAAACTTCACTTCTATCGTTCGAGTTATCTTGGATGGAAGATTCCATCAAGATCAAGTCAATCTCCGTGGTGAAACAGCATTGGAGCGTCTTAAACCTCTCCTTCCGCTGTATCCAAATACCCAATTGTGCCGACTGGTAGGCAGTTTCTTGCAGGGTGTTCGTCCGTTATCTTGCATCGCAGCGAAAGTAGTTAGAAGGCATCAACTCCCATGTGAATGTTTACCTCTGATGCTTCAGTCTATGGTTTTGCAGCACTAG